The following proteins are encoded in a genomic region of Oncorhynchus clarkii lewisi isolate Uvic-CL-2024 unplaced genomic scaffold, UVic_Ocla_1.0 unplaced_contig_6217_pilon_pilon, whole genome shotgun sequence:
- the LOC139395731 gene encoding microsomal glutathione S-transferase 1-like has product MAELTHMIDSEVFLAFSTYATIVVLKMMLMSPMTGYFRITRKAFANQEDTSLASSTEDKKKLVRVDPDVERVRRCHQNDLENIIPFVVIGLLYTLTGPDLSTALLHFRVFVGSRLFHTVAYVLPLPQPSRAVAFLIGLVTTSSMASRVLITALYL; this is encoded by the exons ATGGCAGAGCTAACTCATATGATAGACAGCGAGGTGTTCCTGGCCTTCTCTACCTACGCCACTATCGTCGTCCTCAAGATGATGCTGATGTCTCCTATGACTGGATACTTCCGCATCACGAGAAAG GCATTTGCTAACCAGGAGGACACCAGTCTGGCCTCCTCGACAGAGGACAAGAAGAAGCTGGTCAGGGTGGATCCTGATGTGGAGAGAGTACGAAG atGCCACCAGAACGACCTGGAGAACATCATCCCGTTCGTAGTGATTGGTCTGCTGTATACCCTGACAGGGCCAGACCTCTCCACTGCTCTGCTCCACTTCCGGGTGTTTGTTGGTTCCAGGCTCTTCCACACGGTGGCCTACGTCCTCCCCCTGCCCCAACCCAGCAGAGCTGTGGCCTTCCTCATCGGACTGGTCACCACCAGCTCTATGGCCTCTAGGGTTCTGATTACTGCGCTTTATCTGTAG